In the genome of Peromyscus eremicus chromosome 1, PerEre_H2_v1, whole genome shotgun sequence, the window TCACTTCTTAATTAGgttgttcattttgttgttgttgttgttggattgTAGTGTTTCCATATGTACAGTTTGGTAATTTCTTATTAGACATATTGTCTATAACTATTTcatcccactctgtcccttcagattgttattattttttccatCCTGGACAGTATCTTCAAAACACACAAGCCATATATTGATCAAATCTGATTtatgtattcttttctttcttttgttattacATACTTGAGTATATTGTGATATTGTATATGTGGCGTGTACATGTGCATTCATGCACATTATGTGTGCCCAGGGTCAGCAATTGGATGAGTctatgtttgtttttgaaactggAACTCTCACTGGGGTTCATGGATCTGCCTAGCCCATCTCCATGCTCCCAAGGCTAAGGTCACAAGAACATGCTGTCATGTTTGCTTTTTACGTGGTTTCTGgccatctgaactcaggtctttctgcctgggcagcaggcactttaccaaatgagccatctccctatccATCTTGTGTTGTCTTACCCATGAAATTGTCACCAGCTCCAACTGTGACAGTTAATCTTGGTGTCCATCTTGATTGGATTACAAAGAGCTTAGATGACTTTAGGCCTCTGGGCTTGTCTTTGAGGCTATTTTCAGAAAGGAAAGGGTAAGTAAAATCTgttctgaatgtgggcagcagcatcccaggacaaaggaattaaagaaaatgggGCCCACCAAAGTGTACATTTTGGGCTTTTAAGTTTATCTATGGTACTGGGTAAGTGTTGAATTCGTTCTTTGCATGTGGCTATTCAGTTTTCCTAGTGCTGATTGTTAAAAAGACTGTCCTTTCCCATAGAATGATCCTGGCATCACTGCTGAAACTCAATGAACTATTTATGTTATGTTTGCTTCTGGGTTCTTTattctatctacctatccatcttACCATAACTTTATGGAAGTTTCAAAATTGGCAACTATTATTTctccaaatatttttcttctgtttaaatgGTTTTGCTATTTTGGACTCCTTAAGATTCCATATAAATTTGAAGTGTGTTTTATGCTGAGAATAAGCTTATTTGTATTTTGACATGGatagcattgaatctgtatatttttTGCAtagcatagatttttttaaacaagtttaaGCCTTGTTATAAACAAACATGGAGAAGATCTCCATTTGTCTAGTTCTTACAAATATTTTCAGAAGTATTTTGGAGGTTTCAGCATAGAAGTCTTTCATCTTCTTGGGTAGACATTTTTCTTGAatatattattcttttaaatgatACTGTAAATTAGCTTCTTCCTCAGAACTTAGTAACTATTTCAATAATAGGTATAGTGCTGGGTGATTTTTATCATTATCTACTTATATGTTAGCCTGGTTATAACTGTTATCACTTTAAGGGTAAATTCTGATTGTCTTTGATCACCAACACTCAGTTTATCTAAGTAATTAACAAATCAAATAGTAGGCTTTTGTGTGTGAATATTAACTGGATACTTTAAATGTCTTAGAAAACTTAGTATTATTCAGTATAGAAAAAATCCTGAGGCAATTTTGGTAAAATCCCTTTGTTGAGTATCTAAGACATAAGGATAGTGACATCACCCAAATCTAATGAGCAGACAGGAAAGGCTGGAGAACTTCATCTCCTTTCTCATGTACACATGACAGAGGAAAGATAATATGAGAATACAGTAAGGAAATGACATAAATACAATTCTGGCCTATTAACACTCTGCTTTCCCCTTGGTATTATAGGCTGTATTCTTTTTTCCCTCAGAAGTTCctcaaaatactgaacagccTGTGCCAGAAGAAAATAATCAATTACAATTTGAGTTTCAAGGAAAATCTCCCAGTGGTAATACAGCTTCAAACATAAAAACCATTTTCTTAGGGGGTTATGCTTTCTTCAAGTTAAGAGTCTCAAGAAATCCTTCGGCTCCCACAGCTCCCAAAAATATCCCACAGAAAAGTGATAAGGGTACGTCTTCTATGCGTGTTCCAGATGAACAGGAGACTATTCCTCAACTTCCACAAGAGGAAAAAACTAAACTAGATGCTCTACCTCCCCCATTAACACCAAAGTCTTCAGAAAATATTCCTTCTCTGAAAGAGTCTAGAAGCAATAACCTGAAAGATGAGGACCTAGAAGCTATTACACGTCAAACCTCTGATCTGCAACCCAAATTGCTTGACAACCAAAATGTGTCACTTGCATCTCTCAAAACTCCATCCTCACATGATTTCCTCCCTTTGTTACCTGACACTTTATCATCCCAAACATTAATGGCAGGTCTGTCAACACAAGTTTTACGATCTAAACCCCCATCATCCCGTTTTTCTTACGATCTGACATCTGAAGACTTGCCTTTGGAAGACATGCCATCTCAAGAAACTCCATCCCAAGACACCCCATCCCAAGACATGCAATTCCAAGATACACTAACTCAAGACCTACCATTCCAAGAGACTCTATCCCTAGGGACTCCATACCAAGAGCTGTCATTCCAAGATATACTAACTAAAGACATGTCATTCCAAGATATTCCATCCCAAAAGACTCCATCCCAAGGAAGCCCATACCAAGATATCCTATCCCAAAAGACTCCATCCCAAGGAAGCCCATACCAAGATATCCTATCCCAAAAGACTCCATCCCAAGGAACCCCAGACCAAGATATCCTATCCCAAAAGACTCCATCTGAAGCATACCAAGATATCCCATCCCAAAAGACTTCATCCCAAGGAACCTCATACCAAGACATCCTATCCCAAAAGACTCCGTCCGAAGCATACCAAGATATCCCATCCCAAAAGACTCCATCCCAAGGAACCCCAGACCAAGATATTCTATCCCAAAAGACTCCATCTGAAGCATACCAAGATATCCCATCCCAAAAGACTGCATCCCAAGGAACCCCAGACCAAGATATCCTATCCCAAAAGACTCCATCTGAAGCATACCAAGATATCCCATCCCAAAAGACTCCATCCCAAGGAACCCCAGACCAAGATATCCTATCCCAAAAGACTCCATCTGAAGCATACCAAGATATCCCATCCCAAAAGACTGCATCCCAAGGAACCCCAGACCAAGATATCCTATCCCAAAAGACTTCATCTGAAGCATACCAAGATATCCCATCCCAAAAGACTCCATCCCAAGGAACCCCAGACCAAGATATCCTATCCCAAAAGACTCCATCCGAAACATACCAGGATATCCCATCCCAAAAGACTCCATCCCAAGCAACCCCATACCAAGATACCCCATCCCAAAAGACTCCATACCAAGATACTCTATCCCAAAATACCTCATCTCAAGAAACTCCATACCAAGATACACTAACTCTAGACATACCATCCCAAGACACACAAGAGATTCCCTCCCAGGATACTGCATCCCAGGATATGAAATACCAA includes:
- the Ms4a14 gene encoding membrane-spanning 4-domains subfamily A member 14 isoform X2, coding for MCCRQNTSPWNSVSLINHHHSRVQHLCDYCILKKQMLDQFKRGAPKVVTRTEYMRAVFFFPSEVPQNTEQPVPEENNQLQFEFQGKSPSGNTASNIKTIFLGGYAFFKLRVSRNPSAPTAPKNIPQKSDKGTSSMRVPDEQETIPQLPQEEKTKLDALPPPLTPKSSENIPSLKESRSNNLKDEDLEAITRQTSDLQPKLLDNQNVSLASLKTPSSHDFLPLLPDTLSSQTLMAGLSTQVLRSKPPSSRFSYDLTSEDLPLEDMPSQETPSQDTPSQDMQFQDTLTQDLPFQETLSLGTPYQELSFQDILTKDMSFQDIPSQKTPSQGSPYQDILSQKTPSQGSPYQDILSQKTPSQGTPDQDILSQKTPSEAYQDIPSQKTSSQGTSYQDILSQKTPSEAYQDIPSQKTPSQGTPDQDILSQKTPSEAYQDIPSQKTASQGTPDQDILSQKTPSEAYQDIPSQKTPSQGTPDQDILSQKTPSEAYQDIPSQKTASQGTPDQDILSQKTSSEAYQDIPSQKTPSQGTPDQDILSQKTPSETYQDIPSQKTPSQATPYQDTPSQKTPYQDTLSQNTSSQETPYQDTLTLDIPSQDTQEIPSQDTASQDMKYQDVLSQDKLSQSTQTQDSAPHDMSFSDLQVPNTQVQSQQHPEIIYRDIRTEVMELTQEWKSAIGKKTPRRLSLSLKGTHEKVYPKRHSLDLQSKGDKPPRRHSVDLQRKTSRRKSIDQQIKAWLSPKKHTTDKQDASTQTSEQFLQQASQQQADEEEVPVQDSQDKQSKDQKSVEELYPEEQLSNKEEEDQQSNKEQPPEEQAQVQQAEGQQPQEQKAPKIQSSNWQQRQQVLVKRVPLQSCEDWDSQSFQFTEKSCSYWSTSSWQPASLGSQDWRSQGWRNKDWKAQEWQFEIHPSLDWESQELLERESLRQRALYQEIQPRSTIVRYTQDHQLHNFIFQVGLCQGNDQQDSESSVVRGDTYADDVQARDREPGDTEDTCQKPKDEQSEDMRPDNYPASCQSLVPYTYVTCLSNIASEQEVQNSTSPGSNSSKDLNATSSSCCQRDQPQSEDSD